CTAAACCCTGGTAACTATCTCCTGGCGCACGACCTTTTTTCGCTTGACAATTCGATATTCCTGAAGATTATACAGCTAAAACCATAGGAGGTTTTATGGAACATAAAATAGAATACGGACCTAGCTTTTCGCTTCTTTCCATCAAATTAGGTCAGGGCGATAAAGTGACGGCCGAATCTGGAGCCATGGTTTCTATGGACGGTACTGTAAACATAGAAACAAAGATGCAGGGCGGCCTCGGCGCAGCTCTCAAAAGATCTTTTTTAGGTGGCGAAAGCTTCTTCATGAATCACTTCACAGGGCAAGGTGAAGTAACCTTTGCAGCAAACACACCCGGGGATATATCTCACGTCAAGATGACAGGCAACACGCTGCTCGTCCAGTCTGGTTCTTTCATTTGTTCTTCTGGCGATGTCAACGTTGACACAAAGTTCGGCGGCGCCAAGAGCTTCTTTTCCGGAGAGGGACTTTTCCTCTTGAAGATCTCCGGGACGGGCGATCTTTTTATCGGTTCATACGGAGCAATAACCATGCGCGAGCTTGCTGCCGGTCAGATTCTCAAGGTAGATACCGGTCACATGGTGGCATTCGATGAAAGCGTTAAGTACGAAGTGAAAGCGGTCGGCGGCTTAAAGAGCACCTTGCTTTCTGGTGAAGGGCTTGTTGCGAGCTTTACTGGCCCCGGCAGGGTCTGGATTCAGACGCGTTCACTCGATGCTTTCATTGCCTTAATAGAACCTAAGATCACTAAGAAGTAAGAGCAATTAATAAAAAGCGAGGAGATTGCTCCTCGCTTTTTTATTTGGACTACTTTTTACCTTTTCGGGCAGTTTTCTTCTTATTCTCCCTCTTGCTCTTTGCAGGTCTTATTGACGGTGCAGGAATCGCCTCGGACGGAAGTTGTGCAAGAAACTCCCACACGCGCTGTTTGAGAACGGTGTGATTCTTGACGCTTGTATCGTATCCTCCAACAGCGATAAGATGGGCTCCAAAGTGAGCGAGAACGCGCTTGAGCCATTCCGCCGCATCTCTAGGCGGTGTAGTAGTATACGAAAAGAACGCCGCAATTCTTTTATCGCCGACCTTCGTATCTGCAAGAAAAGTCTTAACAGGTGTTGCAGGTTTCCCTACCCATATTGGAGCGACAAGAACCATCAAATCCCAGTCCTGCGGATTAAGGAGCATCGACTTGATTTTTGGCCTCCTGCTGAACAATGCTGAAAAGGTAGACTCAAAAACGCCTTTTTGCCTTTTAACTTCGATATTATGAACAGGTGCGCCAAGCTGGCGTGCAATGAGCTTGGCCGCTACACGTGAATTGCCATATCTCGAATAGTAAACTACAACGGTTTTCATCGTCGCCTCCAATGAGATTCTATCCGGTTGAAGAAGAAAATCAAGGGGATTGTAAAGGCTCGCATCTGTAGCAGTGTGAATGAATATTAAATAGAAGAGGAGGGGTTACCCCTCCTCTAAATAATTTACTAGTCAGTATTAGTAACCTGTGCCTGTCATGATTCCTTTAGCAGTTTTATCATATGAAGCCCATTTCCCTTCACATGTACCGTCGGTTAGATTGAACTCCATTGTGAACCAGCCGCATGCTTGATACCATCCGTCATGCGAGCGACTCCATTCGCCTTCGCAGTGACCGTACGTATCTCCACCATCTACAGACGTATAGTAGCTTATTATTGAACCTGTAAAGGTTCTGTATAAGACTCCTCCACCTTGATACTTAGGATTGTTTTCTTCCCAGTTTCCGTTGAAGGAACCATCGATCAGACTACCATACCATTCATTCCATGGGTAAACTACGTTACCATCAGGTTCGGTCCACGGAACGTAACTGCCCGTGCCTGACCAGTAGCCTGCGAAAGCAGGCGTTGCTCCTAAGAATGCAACCACAACGATTGCGGCTAAGGCTATTTTTCGCATTTTTCCTCCTTTTGAGGTTTTTGTGTTTGAGGGCATACTATTAGTCCTCGTTTATTCTGTCTTTAAAGTCATCTGCTATATTTGCAGTCAGGGTTCTTTACGGCTTCAAGTTCCTGATTCGGTGCTCCACATGCGGCCAGAGGTTTCGTCGCTGGCATACCATAAGCCCTTGCAGTTTCCTTTGGTTATGTTGAACTTCATCTCGAACGGTACGCAAATCCGGAGATTGCCGACCTCAGAAAACCATCCTGCCTTTCATGCTTCCAACATCAGGGCTGTAGTCAGTTTGCCACTTGCCGAAGCAATAGGGTGTTTCGACAGGAAAGTGAACGAAGTATGTCTCGAACTTGCCCATATCATATTCCTTTATTTCATCGGGCGATACGATAAACCATGTCCATGAACCTTCGCAATAGGCTTCCTCTTCGCTTATCCAGAGAATCGTGCCCTTGAATTTGCCGTAGTTGCCTTGTTTATCGTGCCACTTACCTTCAAATATAGGCATCTCCTGGTCAGGGGATGT
The DNA window shown above is from bacterium and carries:
- a CDS encoding TIGR00266 family protein, with translation MEHKIEYGPSFSLLSIKLGQGDKVTAESGAMVSMDGTVNIETKMQGGLGAALKRSFLGGESFFMNHFTGQGEVTFAANTPGDISHVKMTGNTLLVQSGSFICSSGDVNVDTKFGGAKSFFSGEGLFLLKISGTGDLFIGSYGAITMRELAAGQILKVDTGHMVAFDESVKYEVKAVGGLKSTLLSGEGLVASFTGPGRVWIQTRSLDAFIALIEPKITKK
- a CDS encoding flavodoxin family protein: MKTVVVYYSRYGNSRVAAKLIARQLGAPVHNIEVKRQKGVFESTFSALFSRRPKIKSMLLNPQDWDLMVLVAPIWVGKPATPVKTFLADTKVGDKRIAAFFSYTTTPPRDAAEWLKRVLAHFGAHLIAVGGYDTSVKNHTVLKQRVWEFLAQLPSEAIPAPSIRPAKSKRENKKKTARKGKK